A genomic window from Silene latifolia isolate original U9 population chromosome Y, ASM4854445v1, whole genome shotgun sequence includes:
- the LOC141631998 gene encoding uncharacterized protein LOC141631998 — MVPRHSFHLWLSILGRLQTRCRLHQLGICTDCSCCICAINDEDIAHLYWQCPYSSIAKNMVQDWLKIRLPDIFTWQWCVQLKRRSKLQWRVVLACVAGLMYLIWQARNDARVNQVLPTPAALVQQLQKTMCCRIRGKIHVPLLRKDQVWLKDRNLL, encoded by the coding sequence ATGGTGCCTAGGCATTCCTTTCATCTGTGGCTCTCTATCTTGGGAAGGCTGCAAACCAGATGTAGGCTGCACCAACTAGGGATATGTACTGATTGTAGCTGTTGCATCTGTGCCATTAATGATGAGGACATTGCTCACCTTTACTGGCAGTGCCCTTACAGTAGCATTGCCAAAAACATGGTGCAGGATTGGCTTAAAATTAGATTGCCTGACATATTTACTTGGCAATGGTGTGTGCAGTTGAAAAGAAGATCAAAGCTGCAGTGGAGAGTCGTCCTAGCCTGTGTGGCTGGCTTAATGTACCTTATTTGGCAGGCTAGGAATGATGCTCGTGTTAATCAAGTGTTACCTACCCCTGCTGCTCTTGTTCAGCAGCTTCAAAAGACAATGTGTTGCAGAATTCGTGGCAAAATTCATGTACCGTTACTCAGGAAAGATCAAGTTTGGCTTAAGGATAGGAATCTGTTATAA